One region of Triticum aestivum cultivar Chinese Spring chromosome 6B, IWGSC CS RefSeq v2.1, whole genome shotgun sequence genomic DNA includes:
- the LOC123134414 gene encoding 1-aminocyclopropane-1-carboxylate oxidase homolog 4 produces the protein MAASSAAASSKSDRAALLKAFDESRTGVRGLVESGVSTVPDLFVHPDPYASVPLAPPGISIPVVDLSLPAHLVAAATAAAARDWGFFHLVNHEALVPSGHPARALAAVCAFNELPALERAAHYGRALSGGVSYSSNVDLFQSPAASWRDTVQVMFGPTPPNTERIPSVCRSEVIEWEVHAAAVARAVMALLSEGLGLGGAALEETSCLEGKLMVCHYYPVCPEPERTMGLVPHTDPGVLTVLAQDGVGGLQVKHTNGDGESFWVDVKPAPGALVINVGDLLQIMSNDKYKSVEHRVVMNSREEARVSIAVFFNPGKRGESVLYGPLPGLVSTENPPKYRRFTMFEFLGAFFKRDLASKALLEHFKL, from the exons ATGGCCGCGTCCTCCGCCGCAGCCTCCTCGAAGTCCGACCGCGCGGCCCTCCTCAAGGCCTTCGACGAGTCCCGCACCGGCGTCCGCGGCCTCGTCGAGTCCGGCGTCTCCACCGTCCCCGACCTCTTCGTCCACCCCGACCCCTACGCCTCCGTCCCGCTTGCTCCCCCGGGCATCTCCATCCCCGTCGTTGACCTTTCCCTCCCCGCGCACCTcgtagccgccgccaccgcggcgGCCGCCCGCGACTGGGGCTTCTTCCACCTCGTCAACCACGAGGCCCTCGTCCCCTCCGGCCACCCCGCGAGGGCCCTCGCCGCGGTGTGCGCCTTCAACGAGCTCCCCGCCCTCGAGCGCGCCGCGCACTACGGCCGGGCCTTGTCCGGCGGGGTCAGCTACTCCTCGAACGTCGACCTGTTCCAGTCCCCCGCGGCGAGCTGGCGCGACACCGTCCAGGTGATGTTCGGGCCTACGCCGCCCAACACCGAACGCATACCGTCGGTGTGCCGCTCTGAAGTCATCGAGTGGGAAGTGCATGCCGCCGCGGTGGCCCGTGCCGTGATGGCGCTGCTCTCCGAGGGGCTTGGGCTCGGGGGTGCGGCGCTGGAGGAGACCTCGTGCCTGGAGGGGAAGCTCATGGTCTGCCATTACTACCCGGTGTGCCCCGAGCCTGAGCGCACCATGGGCTTAGTCCCGCACACCGACCCCGGCGTGCTCACCGTCCTTGCGCAGGACGGCGTTGGTGGTTTGCAGGTGAAGCACACCAATGGGGACGGGGAGAGCTTCTGGGTGGACGTGAAGCCTGCACCGGGCGCGCTTGTGATCAATGTCGGGGACCTCTTGCAG ATAATGTCAAATGATAAGTACAAGAGCGTCGAACACAGGGTGGTGATGAATTCACGTGAGGAAGCTAGAGTTTCAATTGCTGTCTTCTTCAATCCTGGAAAGCGAGGGGAATCAGTTTTGTATGGGCCGTTGCCAGGGCTGGTTTCTACAGAAAACCCACCAAAGTACAGGCGTTTCACGATGTTTGAGTTTTTGGGGGCCTTCTTCAAACGTGACCTTGCCAGCAAAGCTCTACTTGAGCACTTCAAACTGTAA